The stretch of DNA TGATGGGACTGATAAACGGCGAGATGAGATTGCCCCTCTGCCCTATGTCCCAGCCCAACAGGGAGAAGCTTGAGGAAATTATGAAAGGGTGTGGGCTGTTATAATGGAGCTAGTTTCCGTCACATTACCCCGAAAGCTCAGTTCGAGACTGAGAGAAAAAGCTCAAGAGATAGGAACTTTTCCTGAGGAATTAACGGTTGAGCTGATACTCCAGGGATTGAACGAGGAGCTTGATCCTGAAGAGCTCGTGGAGCATTACCAGGCCCTGAGTGAGAAATATCTTGCTGAGGCTAGGGAATTACTAAAAAGGGGAGACCTTGTTCAAACTTCGGAGAAGCTATGGGGCGCCACCGCGTTGGCAGTTAAAGCGGTGGCAGCAAAAAGAGGGTTAAAGTTGGAGAGGCACGGTAGCCTTTGGAATTTTGTAAGCAAACTCTCAAAGGAGAAAGGGGATGAAAACATTATCACGCTTTTCATTGTGGCGAATGGTTTACACCGAAACTTTTACGAGGATCAGATGAATAAAGAATCTTTAGAAGTTGCCATTAAAAACATCGAACAGCTAATCGGTAAATTAAGGGGGTTTTAAACTCTGCCTTGTTCCTTCGATAAAGATGTGGGAAGTGAGATAACTTGAGGTTCGGCGCTAAGCTAACCTTCTCCATAACCCTTGCCGCCTTGATCCCAACCTTGATATTCCTACTGCTTTCATATGACCTCATATCACGGAGCATAGAGAAATGGGCGGATAAGAGGGTTGAGAGGGCCCTTATGGAATCCTCCAGAGCAATCATGGAGATAGAGGCCTTCCACGCCAATCAGATGTCCGACCTGGTCAAACGGATCGCGATGGACGTGGAGCTTGCTGACGCCCTGGAGGCCGGAAAACCCGTGGGAGACATCGTTAGCTCGCACGCCCCCAGTGAGATCCTCGCCGTCTACGATAGATCGGGCAAGCTTCTCTTCTCCTCGCTCCCCGATATCACCCCTAAACGGATAACGGATTTCCTCCCTTCGGTAGAGGATTTGAGCTTCGAGCCGACGACGAGCGACATACCGATGGTGGATGGCGAGCTCTTCGCCTGCGCCATGCCGGTTTTAAGCGAGGATGGACGGCGAAGACTCGGCGCGGCCGTCGTTTTCAGAAAACTCCCGTTCGCCAGAAGGAGGGTTGAGGAGGGCAGAAGGCTCTACCAGGCGCAGGCGTCCGGCAGATCTCCGGCGATCAGAACCGTCCTGATAACCCTCTCCCTGGCGGCTATCCTGATCTTCGCTATCTCGATCACCGCCTCATCCCTCATGATGCGCAGCGTCAAACGGTCCCTCCGTAGGCTCATGGCAGGGATAGATGAGATAGGAAAGGGTAACCTGGATTACCGGGTTCAGGTGAACTCCAAGGATGAGTTCGCCGAGCTGGCGGGGGCGTTCAATCGGATGGCTGAGCAGATCAAACGGAGCAGGGAGGAGATCAAACGGGCCGAGAAGATGGCAGCCTGGAGGGAGGTCGCCCAGAAGCTGGCCCATGAGATCAAGAATCCGCTCACCCCCATACAGCTTTCGGCGCAGAGGTTGAGGAGAAGATACCGATCCGGCGATAGAGAGGGATTTGAGGAACTGCTCGATAGGTGTGTCGATACGATCATCAGGGAAGTGGAAGGGGTGAAGAGGTTGCTGGATGAGTTCTCACAACTGGCCAGGATGCCGCCGCCGAAGATGGAGCCTATCTCGCCAGCCGAGGCCGTGGAGGCGGCGCTGAACCTGTTCGATGAGATGCCGGGAGGAATCAAGGTGGAGACGGATCTGGATCGATCGGTGAAGGTCACGGGCGATTTCGATCAGATCAAACGGGCGATCTTCAACCTGATAAAAAACGCCGTCGAGGCGATGAAAGGAACAGGAGTGATAAGGATATCCGTTCGGGCGGAGGGTGAGGGAGCCGAGATCGAAATCTCGGATACCGGTCCGGGCATCCCCGACGAGATGCGAGATCTGCTCTTCGTCCCACATCTGTCTACAAAACCGGGAGGAATGGGATTGGGATTGGCGATCGTTAAAAAGAGCATCGATGACCACGGTTGGAGGATCGACGTCAGAGATAACCCCAGAGGGCGTGGGACGAGTTTCATCATAACCATACCTAGCAGGGTACATACCGAGTCTCCCGCAACATCTCCCCTGTAAGCAAGATTCAAGCGTGGAGTAGTTCTCTGCATATCGCAGATGCTAGATGAAGGAAGGAGGTTAAGAG from Candidatus Poribacteria bacterium encodes:
- a CDS encoding PaREP1 family protein, with the protein product MWAVIMELVSVTLPRKLSSRLREKAQEIGTFPEELTVELILQGLNEELDPEELVEHYQALSEKYLAEARELLKRGDLVQTSEKLWGATALAVKAVAAKRGLKLERHGSLWNFVSKLSKEKGDENIITLFIVANGLHRNFYEDQMNKESLEVAIKNIEQLIGKLRGF
- a CDS encoding HAMP domain-containing protein, whose product is MRFGAKLTFSITLAALIPTLIFLLLSYDLISRSIEKWADKRVERALMESSRAIMEIEAFHANQMSDLVKRIAMDVELADALEAGKPVGDIVSSHAPSEILAVYDRSGKLLFSSLPDITPKRITDFLPSVEDLSFEPTTSDIPMVDGELFACAMPVLSEDGRRRLGAAVVFRKLPFARRRVEEGRRLYQAQASGRSPAIRTVLITLSLAAILIFAISITASSLMMRSVKRSLRRLMAGIDEIGKGNLDYRVQVNSKDEFAELAGAFNRMAEQIKRSREEIKRAEKMAAWREVAQKLAHEIKNPLTPIQLSAQRLRRRYRSGDREGFEELLDRCVDTIIREVEGVKRLLDEFSQLARMPPPKMEPISPAEAVEAALNLFDEMPGGIKVETDLDRSVKVTGDFDQIKRAIFNLIKNAVEAMKGTGVIRISVRAEGEGAEIEISDTGPGIPDEMRDLLFVPHLSTKPGGMGLGLAIVKKSIDDHGWRIDVRDNPRGRGTSFIITIPSRVHTESPATSPL